In Halococcus hamelinensis 100A6, a single genomic region encodes these proteins:
- a CDS encoding GAP family protein, which produces MSLLTILPLAIVMIAGPQLLSAIFLATSENWRRNSASFVVGATLSITLIVTVAYFFGSSVTGGESSHMGLQIIVLLLLFFAMVSVYLGREKAEPPKWMGKLQSANSRSSFKIGFLLLGVFPTDILTSAAVGSYLSANGLPLRDSIGFVSCTVLLLALPSIAVLALGKRAEAFLPKVRDWMNTNSWIVNEAVILLFILLTLNNLLG; this is translated from the coding sequence ATGAGTCTCCTCACAATTCTTCCATTAGCAATCGTAATGATTGCTGGGCCGCAACTTCTCAGCGCAATCTTTCTCGCTACGAGTGAGAACTGGCGTCGAAACTCTGCGTCGTTCGTCGTCGGTGCGACTCTCTCGATCACGCTTATCGTCACGGTCGCATACTTCTTCGGTAGTAGTGTGACGGGTGGAGAGAGCTCTCACATGGGCCTACAGATAATCGTGCTTCTTCTCTTATTCTTTGCTATGGTCTCGGTATATCTCGGTAGAGAGAAAGCAGAACCGCCAAAGTGGATGGGAAAACTACAGTCTGCGAATTCGCGGTCTTCGTTCAAGATCGGATTCCTACTATTAGGTGTGTTTCCGACCGATATCCTCACTTCGGCGGCCGTCGGCTCGTATCTTTCGGCCAATGGTCTGCCGTTGAGGGATTCTATCGGTTTCGTTTCGTGTACTGTACTCCTCCTGGCACTCCCGTCAATTGCTGTGCTTGCGTTGGGTAAGCGGGCAGAAGCATTCCTTCCAAAGGTTCGAGATTGGATGAACACCAATTCGTGGATCGTCAATGAGGCCGTTATCCTGCTCTTCATCCTCTTAACTCTCAATAACCTCCTCGGGTAA
- a CDS encoding AI-2E family transporter: MVGIIAFVGYTFLPWVVLGLFVYYVARPINRRIGRRIGSGNRSAALTLLFIIVPIVLLIGVFLSAALGQFAAFATSEDSRQLLAQSPVNVGSIPDDPYQLIDTAATTLSDLSVQSMLTEAQVVLGAAASGIFMMFLSLLLGFFLLVEDRRLSRWGKKQILGNDAISIDYLEAVDRGLNSVFFGYTLTIFVIMILTAIIYNVFNFFAPGNLLIPATILLAVTTGLFTLVPLVGRSIIYLGIAALLALGAIRSNPTLVWYPLVFFVFMTLAFDNVVRTYIRPYLSGKMFHLSLVMFAYLLGPALFGWYGIFLGPLLMVVVVQFFQVVVPHLRDEEPSTPLDIGQTTFQDTDEDLDDSLKGGETA; encoded by the coding sequence GTGGTCGGGATCATCGCCTTCGTAGGGTATACCTTCCTTCCGTGGGTGGTCTTGGGGCTTTTCGTCTACTATGTCGCTCGTCCCATCAACCGACGTATCGGGCGTCGAATCGGGAGCGGAAACCGCTCTGCAGCGCTCACGTTGCTTTTCATTATCGTGCCTATCGTACTGCTAATCGGGGTCTTCCTTTCGGCAGCGTTAGGACAATTCGCCGCCTTTGCGACGTCTGAAGACTCAAGACAACTTCTCGCACAATCACCGGTGAACGTCGGTTCAATACCCGACGACCCCTATCAGCTGATCGACACAGCAGCAACAACGCTTTCGGATCTCTCGGTGCAATCAATGCTCACCGAAGCACAAGTCGTCCTCGGTGCCGCCGCGTCAGGTATCTTCATGATGTTTCTCTCACTGCTCTTGGGATTCTTTCTCCTTGTAGAGGATCGGCGCCTCAGTCGGTGGGGTAAAAAACAAATTCTCGGCAACGACGCCATCTCTATCGACTACCTCGAAGCGGTTGATAGAGGATTGAATTCCGTGTTCTTTGGGTACACGCTGACCATCTTCGTCATCATGATTCTGACAGCGATCATCTACAACGTGTTCAACTTCTTCGCCCCAGGAAACCTCCTCATCCCCGCAACTATCTTGCTGGCGGTCACGACAGGCCTTTTTACCCTCGTACCTCTGGTCGGTCGGTCGATCATTTATCTCGGCATCGCCGCACTTCTCGCGCTGGGGGCTATCCGATCCAATCCAACGCTCGTCTGGTATCCCCTCGTGTTTTTTGTCTTCATGACACTGGCGTTCGACAACGTCGTCCGAACATATATCCGACCGTACCTTTCGGGGAAAATGTTCCACCTCTCACTTGTGATGTTCGCCTATCTACTTGGACCGGCACTATTCGGGTGGTATGGGATCTTCCTCGGACCACTCCTGATGGTTGTCGTCGTCCAGTTCTTCCAGGTCGTAGTCCCACACCTTCGTGACGAAGAACCATCTACCCCTCTCGATATCGGACAAACGACGTTCCAGGATACGGACGAGGACCTCGACGATTCGCTGAAGGGAGGGGAGACGGCCTAA
- a CDS encoding enolase-like domain-containing protein: MVFHMKLYDRVKDLPVRIDDYHLQFREENCTGDFARASVVLSVQDAKPDASEFRRPCTQLTLRGGGIEGNGEDVTYDSVDHHALLDSSASLPLTGEYTVESFSEALEKVDLFPHGPPEREASRHYRRWAFESAALDLALKQADTDLATALDRTYTPVWFVVSNRLGDPPTFDRVETWLEINPELEFKLDITAGWTGDLIETLAGTGAVRILDFKGQYNGTMVDQPSDPDLYQQLITAFPSALIEDPVLTDETRSIFRGEESRITWDTPITDIESIEELPFKPTRLNVKPSRFGSIENCFETIEYCLNHDIGMYGGGQTELGVGRQHIHALASLFYPSAPNDIAPRAYNHPEPLSGLAKSPLAPPSDPRGFEWS; this comes from the coding sequence ATGGTCTTCCACATGAAGCTGTACGACCGGGTGAAGGATCTCCCGGTTCGCATCGATGACTACCATCTCCAATTTCGTGAAGAGAACTGTACAGGGGATTTCGCGCGGGCGAGCGTCGTACTGTCAGTACAGGATGCAAAACCGGATGCATCCGAGTTCAGGCGGCCATGTACTCAACTCACTCTCCGCGGTGGTGGCATTGAGGGGAACGGTGAGGATGTCACCTATGACAGCGTCGACCACCACGCACTCCTCGATTCATCGGCCAGTCTCCCGCTCACTGGCGAGTACACTGTCGAATCATTCTCCGAAGCGCTGGAAAAAGTAGATCTCTTCCCTCATGGTCCGCCCGAGCGAGAGGCTTCTCGCCACTATCGACGGTGGGCGTTCGAAAGTGCTGCTCTTGATCTCGCGCTCAAGCAGGCTGACACCGACCTCGCTACCGCTCTTGACCGGACGTACACGCCTGTCTGGTTTGTAGTGAGCAATCGACTGGGCGACCCGCCGACGTTCGACCGAGTAGAGACATGGCTCGAAATCAACCCAGAGCTAGAGTTCAAGCTCGATATCACTGCGGGCTGGACGGGTGACCTTATCGAAACACTTGCGGGCACCGGTGCAGTCCGAATCCTGGACTTCAAAGGCCAGTACAACGGTACGATGGTTGACCAGCCTTCGGACCCCGACCTCTACCAGCAGCTAATCACGGCGTTCCCGTCGGCACTCATCGAAGATCCGGTGCTGACTGACGAGACACGCTCGATCTTTCGGGGAGAGGAAAGCCGGATCACGTGGGACACACCGATCACGGACATCGAGAGTATCGAAGAGCTACCGTTCAAACCGACTCGACTCAACGTCAAGCCTTCACGGTTTGGTTCGATTGAAAACTGCTTCGAGACCATCGAGTACTGTCTCAACCACGATATCGGGATGTACGGCGGCGGCCAGACCGAGCTCGGTGTGGGCCGCCAGCACATTCACGCGCTCGCCTCGCTGTTCTATCCGTCCGCCCCGAACGATATCGCGCCGCGTGCTTACAATCACCCCGAACCCCTGTCTGGACTAGCGAAAAGTCCACTAGCTCCGCCATCGGACCCTCGCGGATTTGAATGGTCCTGA
- a CDS encoding DUF5518 domain-containing protein: MEIEWRTVAYGFGTALVLGLAAAYFFPYADMTSPILMYGLIGGAAGLVAGYYTTTGMGSAALNGGLSTTIGSVVVLGALVLLGLLFEGLVTTFGVAVAGLVLVVAYAIPGIVGGMVGEWYKEHRMERAAKPAAR; encoded by the coding sequence ATGGAGATCGAATGGAGAACGGTCGCATACGGATTCGGTACTGCACTCGTCCTCGGGCTCGCAGCAGCCTACTTCTTCCCCTACGCGGACATGACATCACCAATACTCATGTATGGGCTTATCGGAGGGGCTGCTGGACTCGTCGCCGGGTACTACACAACAACTGGAATGGGGAGCGCAGCACTGAACGGCGGATTGTCGACCACGATTGGAAGTGTTGTCGTCCTCGGCGCCCTAGTCCTTCTCGGATTACTCTTTGAAGGGCTGGTGACAACCTTTGGTGTCGCTGTTGCTGGCCTCGTCTTGGTCGTTGCCTATGCGATCCCCGGGATCGTCGGTGGGATGGTCGGTGAATGGTACAAAGAACACCGGATGGAGCGGGCAGCCAAACCAGCGGCACGGTAG
- a CDS encoding dihydropteroate synthase produces the protein MLDGFGIHVSTSMSSASSASGFSLTAGLEAALDSLRAGGLTDKTIIDPGFGGWFEGKTVEDDQDRFRRLAEFQQFDCPIAVATPATGSAGRSIGVR, from the coding sequence ATGCTCGACGGGTTCGGGATTCATGTCTCGACCTCCATGTCGTCGGCGTCCTCGGCCTCGGGCTTCTCGCTCACGGCGGGCCTGGAGGCCGCCCTTGATTCGCTTCGTGCGGGGGGCCTGACCGACAAAACCATCATCGACCCCGGCTTCGGCGGGTGGTTCGAGGGGAAGACGGTCGAAGACGATCAGGACCGCTTCCGTCGCCTCGCTGAGTTTCAACAGTTCGACTGTCCGATCGCGGTGGCGACGCCCGCGACTGGCTCGGCAGGCCGATCTATCGGCGTGCGATAG
- a CDS encoding dihydrofolate reductase family protein, with product MANLTYAINSSLDGYIADENGNFDWSEPSEDAHTFFNDLQGSVGTSLLGRRMYETMRAWDTFDHADLPKVQRGFAEAWRATDKVVYSTTLDAVPESRTRLERTFDPKVVEAMKDQADHDLSISGPGLATEAIRAGLVDRYVLRILPTIVGGGTRALPDAAQVDLTLNTTLRFDDGSVLVDYSLQ from the coding sequence ATGGCCAACCTCACCTACGCCATCAACTCGTCACTCGATGGCTACATCGCCGATGAGAACGGCAACTTCGATTGGTCGGAGCCATCCGAGGATGCACATACCTTCTTCAATGACCTCCAAGGATCGGTCGGCACCTCCCTTCTCGGCCGCCGAATGTACGAAACGATGAGAGCATGGGACACCTTTGACCATGCTGACTTACCCAAGGTGCAACGCGGATTCGCCGAGGCGTGGCGGGCAACCGACAAGGTCGTCTATTCAACCACCCTGGATGCCGTACCGGAATCACGGACTCGCTTAGAGCGGACGTTCGACCCTAAAGTGGTAGAGGCGATGAAAGACCAAGCAGACCACGACTTGTCTATTAGTGGTCCTGGTCTCGCTACCGAGGCTATCCGAGCAGGACTGGTTGATCGGTATGTACTGCGTATACTCCCGACCATCGTTGGTGGGGGAACCCGTGCCCTTCCCGACGCAGCGCAGGTTGACCTTACCCTCAACACGACACTTCGTTTCGACGATGGCTCCGTCTTGGTCGACTATAGCCTCCAATGA
- a CDS encoding helix-turn-helix domain-containing protein: protein MRYITLIIALEGYIRSQNDQPIRRGLSDPREVWIDGSHVATQEAIQYLNLLDDGTVVGVARFSGDAARFTTIEDEIPWIVSCTVTGGETWLAYMHYEPDEVETALLERFDTEAISIDWPIRETDAGLEITLFGEDRALQRLIAGFPQEVDVTLKRTGEHQPEIGDPAAQLTDRQKEILRAALAGGYYDIPRRATQRDLAAELGLSRGTIGDHLRRIEVKIIRSVIV from the coding sequence ATGAGATATATAACCCTCATCATAGCCCTGGAGGGCTACATTCGGTCACAGAACGACCAACCGATACGGAGGGGCCTCAGCGACCCGAGGGAGGTGTGGATCGACGGATCACACGTTGCGACACAGGAAGCGATACAGTATCTCAATCTGCTTGACGATGGGACCGTGGTCGGAGTTGCCCGGTTCAGCGGCGATGCTGCCCGATTCACCACGATAGAAGACGAAATACCCTGGATCGTCTCTTGTACTGTGACTGGCGGGGAGACGTGGTTAGCGTATATGCACTACGAGCCTGACGAGGTCGAAACAGCGCTTCTCGAACGCTTCGATACCGAAGCGATCAGTATCGACTGGCCGATTAGGGAGACCGATGCTGGGCTGGAAATCACGCTCTTCGGAGAGGATAGAGCCCTTCAACGGCTGATCGCTGGCTTCCCCCAGGAAGTGGACGTGACTCTCAAACGTACCGGAGAACATCAACCGGAGATAGGTGACCCAGCGGCGCAGCTTACCGACCGCCAGAAAGAGATCCTCCGGGCAGCACTCGCCGGCGGATACTACGATATCCCTCGTCGTGCAACGCAACGCGATTTGGCCGCCGAGCTTGGACTCTCACGGGGAACGATCGGGGATCACCTTCGGCGAATAGAAGTGAAGATTATCCGGTCGGTAATAGTTTGA
- a CDS encoding alcohol dehydrogenase catalytic domain-containing protein yields the protein MVVRPSSTPTRSIVQCPIRVRFFLKSRPRLRTQWIRAFEWEPNGLVPFPGIPGGDAAGVVAEVGEKVYPFNVGNQVFTKGMGDDDVSCSQLVYLSIG from the coding sequence ATGGTGGTCCGGCCGTCTTCAACGCCGACAAGATCGATCGTCCAGTGCCCGATACGGGTGAGGTTCTTCTTGAAGTCCAGGCCACGACTGAGAACGCAGTGGATACGCGCTTTCGAGTGGGAACCTAATGGTTTAGTCCCATTCCCAGGAATTCCCGGTGGTGATGCCGCTGGAGTGGTCGCAGAAGTCGGCGAGAAGGTCTATCCGTTCAACGTCGGCAACCAAGTGTTCACCAAGGGGATGGGTGACGACGATGTGAGTTGTTCTCAACTTGTGTACCTTTCCATAGGCTAG
- a CDS encoding HVO_A0114 family putative DNA-binding protein translates to MTDNEPTHDGWPAEYRDPRDRPHPETLRITVEPFEQAREETFAAARTVEDGESTPAVVSFASIDDLRKILTERRIELLRLLITIDGAAESITALADALDRDYRPVHDDVGVLDQYGLIFVVDEGQTKRPYVPYRWVRLDIELAGGTDETDPAVASG, encoded by the coding sequence ATGACTGACAATGAACCCACCCACGACGGCTGGCCCGCTGAGTACCGCGACCCGCGTGACCGGCCCCATCCCGAAACACTTCGGATCACGGTCGAACCGTTCGAGCAAGCACGTGAGGAAACGTTTGCAGCGGCACGCACTGTCGAAGATGGTGAATCGACGCCCGCAGTCGTCTCATTCGCGAGTATCGACGATCTGCGGAAAATCCTCACTGAGCGGCGTATCGAACTCCTGCGCCTGCTGATCACCATTGACGGCGCAGCCGAGAGCATCACCGCGCTCGCGGACGCTCTCGACCGCGATTACCGCCCGGTTCACGACGATGTGGGAGTGCTCGACCAGTATGGCCTCATCTTCGTTGTCGACGAGGGCCAGACGAAACGTCCCTACGTCCCTTACCGTTGGGTCCGCCTTGATATTGAGCTCGCAGGTGGGACCGATGAAACTGATCCCGCAGTTGCGTCCGGATGA
- a CDS encoding toxin-antitoxin system TumE family protein gives MSGPLELNRAVPGGRVEMFAILDAGYPGGWFYRFQYYHPEEGEILRYDNAHDDETLGNHHRHVTDGEDTALAFQSLVAHVSLFFTEIARIIEETPND, from the coding sequence ATGTCAGGACCACTCGAGCTCAATCGGGCTGTCCCGGGTGGGCGCGTCGAGATGTTCGCGATTCTCGATGCAGGCTATCCTGGCGGGTGGTTCTATCGCTTCCAGTACTACCACCCTGAGGAGGGCGAAATCCTGCGCTACGACAACGCTCATGACGATGAAACACTCGGCAACCACCACCGACATGTCACTGACGGCGAGGATACTGCTCTCGCATTTCAGAGTCTTGTCGCGCACGTTAGCCTGTTCTTCACTGAAATAGCGCGCATCATCGAGGAGACACCCAATGACTGA
- a CDS encoding site-specific integrase, which produces MVESEDYYFLRVPQGKDTTGNGGKPRDAYLPHEVERDLHRYQQAENIAQSDPVIDVTPRTVQRIVKTAATRAADRTGNDDFRKVSSQGTAVCEGTRVPCDDME; this is translated from the coding sequence GTGGTCGAGAGCGAGGACTACTATTTCCTCCGCGTTCCGCAGGGGAAGGACACCACAGGCAACGGCGGGAAGCCGAGAGACGCCTACCTCCCGCATGAGGTTGAGCGCGATTTGCACCGGTATCAGCAGGCCGAGAACATTGCTCAGTCAGACCCCGTGATCGATGTGACCCCGAGGACGGTGCAGCGAATCGTGAAGACCGCCGCGACGAGAGCAGCTGATCGCACGGGCAACGACGACTTTCGGAAGGTATCTTCTCAGGGCACGGCTGTTTGCGAGGGAACGAGAGTTCCTTGCGACGATATGGAGTAA
- a CDS encoding DUF4386 family protein translates to MGGIAALSQAAVYVGAMVLFLGILIPAGYGASTDPMQNVAFLADNQTAVYVVNVLVYVASSVLVAVLALALYDLLKASSPVLTQTATVFGLIWAGVLMATAMIASIGLTTVVDLYGQDPAQAASLWMAIEVVQDGLGGGTEIVGGIWVLLASLAALRAGVLPRVLNYLGAVIGAAGIVSVVPALGGLVDLFGLGAIVWFAWLGIVLLRTNPSALKAQETQQEPAAGRPST, encoded by the coding sequence ATGGGCGGCATTGCCGCACTGAGCCAAGCCGCTGTATACGTGGGAGCGATGGTGTTGTTCCTCGGGATTCTCATCCCGGCTGGCTACGGGGCAAGCACCGATCCGATGCAGAACGTCGCTTTCCTCGCAGACAATCAAACTGCGGTGTACGTCGTGAACGTGCTGGTCTATGTGGCGTCAAGCGTCCTTGTGGCTGTCTTGGCGCTGGCGCTCTATGACCTGCTGAAGGCCAGTTCGCCAGTGCTTACACAGACGGCGACCGTATTCGGGCTCATCTGGGCCGGCGTGCTCATGGCTACTGCCATGATCGCAAGCATCGGTCTGACCACCGTCGTCGATCTCTACGGCCAGGACCCAGCCCAAGCGGCGTCGCTCTGGATGGCGATCGAAGTCGTCCAGGATGGTCTCGGCGGCGGCACTGAGATCGTCGGTGGTATCTGGGTGTTGCTGGCGAGTCTGGCAGCCCTACGGGCCGGCGTGCTCCCACGCGTCCTAAACTACCTCGGCGCAGTGATCGGGGCGGCGGGCATCGTCTCAGTTGTCCCGGCTCTCGGCGGTCTTGTGGACCTGTTCGGACTCGGGGCCATCGTGTGGTTCGCATGGCTCGGGATCGTCCTGCTACGTACTAACCCGAGCGCACTCAAAGCCCAAGAGACCCAGCAGGAACCTGCCGCTGGTCGACCGTCGACTTAA
- a CDS encoding cupin domain-containing protein codes for MDGELPIGVDSGPARLHPWAEARSKVLDGRAVVDVDGEESVLLPSESVVVAAGDSHTIRNGGKGALVVRTTLRPPGEFEDAIKALYRLGTSGGPNLLGVAAVLYRHREDVRLTSVSWGLQRPLLRVLAGTANALGHDPTR; via the coding sequence ATGGATGGTGAACTCCCAATCGGGGTAGACAGCGGACCGGCCCGCTTGCATCCATGGGCCGAGGCACGCTCCAAAGTGCTCGACGGTCGCGCCGTCGTCGACGTAGACGGCGAGGAGAGCGTCCTGCTCCCTAGCGAGTCGGTCGTTGTTGCAGCGGGCGATTCTCACACTATCCGCAACGGCGGCAAGGGAGCGCTCGTCGTCCGGACGACGCTTCGCCCACCGGGCGAGTTCGAAGATGCGATTAAAGCACTGTACAGACTCGGCACCAGCGGAGGACCCAACCTGCTCGGGGTAGCTGCGGTGCTTTACCGGCACCGAGAGGACGTACGACTTACCAGTGTATCCTGGGGCCTCCAGCGCCCGCTCCTGCGGGTTCTTGCCGGAACAGCCAACGCTCTGGGGCATGATCCAACCCGGTAG
- a CDS encoding DUF6544 family protein, with translation MPDSSTARRVALALAGVGGVLSAVRFHDGRTLRKRRQTLRSERAADETFDPDSIADLPSAAERYLRHAIASGTPLARQVELTMDGEVRLGDRWLPFTAEETLAARCGFVWRPTVRFGFGLWFSGADFHVDGTGGQRFALAGLIPIVRADGPAIDRSSAGRFLAESVWLPTSLLPSMGAEWEGVDDRRARVALPTVEKPLTVTVNEEGAVKSVTTRRLDGDTGEMRPFGASIERERTVDGVTIPARLEVGWGFGTDEYEPFFRAELRDVSFY, from the coding sequence ATGCCCGACTCGAGTACCGCGCGTCGCGTCGCACTCGCACTGGCCGGCGTCGGCGGGGTCCTGAGCGCTGTTCGGTTCCACGACGGGCGGACGCTCCGAAAACGCCGCCAAACGCTCCGGAGCGAACGGGCCGCCGACGAAACCTTCGACCCCGACTCGATTGCCGACCTCCCGTCGGCGGCCGAGCGCTATCTCCGTCACGCCATCGCATCCGGCACGCCACTCGCCCGTCAGGTCGAACTGACGATGGACGGCGAGGTCCGCCTCGGGGACCGCTGGCTGCCGTTCACTGCCGAGGAGACGCTGGCCGCACGGTGCGGGTTCGTCTGGCGGCCGACAGTTCGATTCGGCTTCGGCCTCTGGTTTTCGGGAGCCGACTTCCATGTCGACGGTACCGGCGGACAGCGGTTCGCCCTCGCCGGTCTCATTCCCATCGTCCGTGCCGACGGGCCGGCCATCGACCGCTCGTCAGCCGGCCGGTTTCTCGCCGAGTCGGTCTGGCTCCCCACAAGCCTCCTCCCGTCAATGGGAGCTGAGTGGGAGGGGGTCGACGACCGACGGGCGCGCGTGGCGCTGCCCACCGTCGAGAAGCCGCTGACGGTGACCGTCAACGAAGAGGGCGCAGTCAAATCCGTCACAACGCGCCGTCTGGACGGCGACACCGGCGAGATGCGCCCGTTCGGTGCATCCATCGAACGCGAGCGAACCGTCGACGGGGTCACCATCCCCGCTCGATTGGAAGTGGGCTGGGGGTTCGGGACCGACGAATACGAGCCGTTCTTTCGGGCAGAACTCCGGGACGTCTCCTTCTACTGA
- a CDS encoding flavodoxin domain-containing protein — translation MVSMLVCYGTGEGQTAKVADRIVDVLAERGHDATAKDASELPSEFAMGEFNAVLVGASIHVGKQQPAVREFVDDNRDALAARPTAFFQLSLASATEQGAAQAAEYVDEFLEATGWQPDRIGLFGGALRYSKYGFLKRLLMKHIAKSATSDTDTSRDYEYTDWEEVEAFANDVAAFVEGRLGVAPSGDGQAGTE, via the coding sequence ATGGTTTCGATGCTCGTGTGCTACGGAACGGGTGAGGGACAGACGGCGAAGGTCGCCGACCGAATCGTCGACGTGCTCGCCGAGCGTGGCCACGACGCCACGGCGAAAGACGCCAGCGAGCTACCGAGTGAGTTCGCCATGGGGGAATTCAATGCCGTGCTCGTCGGTGCGTCGATCCACGTGGGCAAACAGCAGCCGGCGGTTCGGGAGTTCGTGGACGACAACCGCGACGCGCTGGCGGCGCGCCCGACAGCCTTCTTCCAGCTGTCGTTGGCGTCGGCAACCGAACAGGGAGCGGCACAGGCAGCTGAATACGTCGACGAGTTCCTCGAAGCGACCGGCTGGCAGCCCGACCGCATCGGGCTGTTCGGCGGCGCGCTCCGCTACTCGAAGTACGGCTTCCTCAAGCGGCTGCTGATGAAACATATCGCCAAATCGGCCACCAGCGATACGGATACGTCCCGCGATTACGAGTACACCGACTGGGAGGAGGTCGAAGCGTTCGCCAACGACGTCGCCGCGTTCGTCGAGGGTCGACTCGGTGTAGCACCCAGTGGAGACGGACAAGCGGGGACCGAATGA
- a CDS encoding DUF7544 domain-containing protein — protein MEAAWSVPVPLTPREPGRNDSANRPREREIGWDLPDAEQKRWLWSTITSQWKQYLAYAVVGFVLTDVGAILVGIVIVILAVILLVPFGIFAAVGVGTLFVFEPLGIGLLAVIGILYGLSVVAVAAVVQVSVQTYLRYYALLILRSMIINARGLSWAMDPTFFESRNEFRT, from the coding sequence ATGGAGGCGGCGTGGTCTGTTCCAGTACCCCTCACGCCACGCGAACCCGGCCGCAACGACAGCGCCAATCGTCCCCGCGAGCGCGAGATAGGGTGGGACCTGCCCGACGCGGAGCAAAAGCGATGGCTCTGGTCGACGATCACCTCACAGTGGAAGCAGTACCTCGCTTACGCAGTCGTCGGATTCGTTCTCACGGACGTCGGGGCCATCCTCGTCGGCATCGTTATTGTGATACTGGCGGTGATACTCCTCGTCCCCTTCGGCATCTTCGCCGCGGTTGGTGTCGGGACGCTATTCGTGTTCGAACCGCTCGGTATCGGTCTCCTCGCCGTGATTGGAATTCTGTACGGTCTTTCGGTTGTTGCCGTTGCCGCCGTCGTACAGGTTTCCGTTCAAACGTACCTCCGGTACTACGCACTTCTCATACTTAGAAGTATGATTATAAATGCGCGAGGTCTTTCTTGGGCCATGGACCCAACATTCTTCGAATCTCGCAACGAATTCCGCACCTAG
- a CDS encoding YdeI/OmpD-associated family protein produces MVKGIDDETYTRRFTPRSPDSKWSKANTERVEAMIETGKMTPTGMEFVKAAKESGEWAAAYRLGDDHEIPDELEAALRENDTAWEHFQNFSNTDQHAFIAAVEEAKTKETKQKRIERAVKLVAQDLRAYDENNKRQL; encoded by the coding sequence TTGGTCAAGGGCATCGACGACGAGACGTACACCCGTCGATTCACGCCCAGGAGCCCCGACAGCAAGTGGTCGAAGGCGAACACGGAGCGGGTCGAAGCGATGATCGAGACGGGGAAGATGACCCCGACCGGAATGGAATTCGTCAAAGCGGCGAAGGAGTCAGGAGAGTGGGCGGCTGCCTATCGGCTCGGCGACGACCACGAAATCCCGGACGAACTCGAGGCTGCGCTGCGTGAGAACGACACCGCCTGGGAGCACTTCCAGAACTTCTCGAACACGGACCAGCACGCATTCATCGCCGCCGTCGAGGAGGCTAAGACGAAGGAAACCAAACAAAAGCGCATCGAACGAGCGGTCAAACTCGTGGCGCAGGATCTCCGAGCATACGACGAGAACAACAAGCGGCAGCTGTAG